A window of Sphingobium herbicidovorans contains these coding sequences:
- a CDS encoding DNA-deoxyinosine glycosylase has protein sequence MALRPGQMPAQRKAAFPPSVDGNTRLLILGSLPGDASIRQGEYYAHRGNAFWTLMGDVLDEDLRTLPYALRLKRMKARAVGLWDVIESADREGSLDSAIRSAELRDLSVFISCLPKLEAVAFNGKTAALHGRRQIGLTQDLTLIDLPSSSGAYAMLSREKKAQAWQVLRQWVDTRD, from the coding sequence ATGGCGCTGCGCCCCGGCCAAATGCCTGCGCAGCGCAAGGCCGCCTTTCCCCCTAGTGTCGATGGAAACACCCGGCTGCTGATCCTGGGTAGCCTGCCCGGCGATGCGTCGATACGTCAGGGCGAATATTATGCGCATCGGGGGAACGCCTTCTGGACGCTGATGGGCGATGTTCTGGACGAAGATTTGCGCACCCTGCCCTATGCTCTACGGCTGAAGCGGATGAAGGCGCGGGCCGTCGGACTATGGGATGTTATCGAAAGTGCCGATCGGGAAGGCAGTCTGGACAGTGCCATCCGCAGCGCCGAATTGCGGGACCTTTCGGTATTCATAAGCTGCTTGCCGAAATTGGAAGCGGTAGCATTCAACGGCAAGACTGCGGCGCTTCATGGTCGTCGCCAAATCGGGTTGACGCAAGACCTGACGCTCATCGACCTGCCCTCATCCAGTGGCGCATACGCGATGCTGTCACGCGAGAAGAAGGCGCAAGCCTGGCAAGTTCTGCGTCAATGGGTCGATACGCGCGATTGA
- the mutL gene encoding DNA mismatch repair endonuclease MutL yields the protein MSIRRLPEHLINRIAAGEVVERPASALKEIVENALDAGASRISIRLSNGGLDRIEVSDDGCGMAPEEIALALERHATSKLPDDAIECVSTLGFRGEALPSIASVARLSIDSRPQGQDGWNRTIDNGALLSEGPVALPPGTRVTVEQLFARVPARRKFLRSAKAEYAACLDIVRRLAMAHPSVAFSLEHDGRRALSVQAGDAREDRVAALTDRALAENHVIVSLEREGIRLSGVASLPTYNRGVGDHQFLFVNGRPVRDRLLVGAVRGAYADMLARDRHPVVALFIDVPPLEVDVNVHPAKTEVRFRDPALIRGMIVSGLRRALDAEGFRSVQKADPAGLSAWKIEPVSPTPIGQLPIFEAAFPAVSSYAPSSASFADRRPSFSAPPPQARAEPAADAAPESASYPLGVARGQVARTYIVAEAEDGLVIVDQHAAHERLTLERMRRAMDGQGVAAQALLLPEVVELDEPACDRLEARIDELRDFGLELERFGPAAILVRATPAMLGQGDVQGLVSDLADDLAAYDSALSLKERLDMVAATMACHGSVRAGRVLSVVEMNALLREMEITPRSGQCNHGRPTWVKLGHGDIEKLFGRK from the coding sequence ATGTCAATACGCCGCCTGCCTGAACATCTGATCAACCGCATCGCAGCGGGCGAAGTGGTTGAAAGACCCGCTAGCGCGCTCAAGGAAATTGTGGAAAATGCGTTGGATGCCGGAGCGTCGCGTATTTCCATACGCTTAAGCAATGGCGGGCTCGACCGGATCGAGGTCAGCGATGATGGATGCGGAATGGCTCCGGAGGAAATCGCCCTGGCCCTTGAAAGGCACGCGACCTCGAAATTGCCCGATGACGCAATCGAATGTGTATCGACCCTGGGTTTTCGAGGTGAGGCTCTTCCGTCCATCGCCAGCGTAGCCCGGCTTTCCATCGACAGCAGGCCCCAAGGCCAGGACGGCTGGAACCGAACGATCGATAATGGTGCGCTGCTGTCCGAAGGTCCCGTCGCTCTGCCGCCGGGTACGCGCGTCACGGTAGAACAGCTTTTCGCTCGGGTGCCTGCCCGCCGCAAATTTCTGCGCTCGGCGAAAGCCGAATATGCGGCATGTCTCGACATCGTGCGCCGCCTTGCCATGGCGCATCCGTCAGTCGCCTTCTCCCTCGAACATGACGGGCGCCGTGCGCTGAGTGTGCAGGCCGGTGACGCGCGCGAGGACCGCGTGGCCGCACTTACCGACCGAGCGCTCGCAGAGAATCACGTGATCGTTTCATTGGAGCGTGAGGGTATTCGCCTTTCCGGCGTAGCTTCGCTCCCCACTTATAATCGCGGGGTGGGAGATCATCAGTTCCTCTTCGTGAACGGCCGCCCCGTGCGCGACCGTCTCCTCGTGGGCGCGGTGCGGGGGGCTTATGCCGACATGCTCGCGCGTGATCGCCATCCGGTGGTTGCCCTGTTTATCGATGTCCCGCCGCTGGAGGTGGATGTGAATGTCCATCCAGCCAAAACCGAAGTGCGGTTCCGCGATCCTGCTCTGATCCGCGGCATGATTGTTTCCGGCTTGCGCCGCGCGTTGGATGCCGAGGGCTTTCGTTCAGTGCAGAAGGCTGACCCCGCCGGACTTTCCGCGTGGAAGATTGAGCCGGTCTCCCCAACGCCGATTGGTCAGCTCCCTATCTTCGAAGCGGCCTTTCCGGCCGTGTCGTCCTATGCGCCGTCGTCGGCTTCCTTTGCCGACCGCCGCCCCTCTTTTTCTGCGCCGCCACCTCAAGCGCGCGCCGAACCCGCCGCAGACGCGGCGCCGGAGAGCGCCAGCTATCCGCTGGGGGTCGCCCGCGGACAGGTCGCCCGCACCTATATCGTCGCCGAGGCAGAGGATGGCCTTGTAATCGTTGATCAGCACGCTGCGCATGAGCGGCTGACGCTTGAACGTATGCGCCGGGCCATGGACGGGCAGGGCGTTGCTGCTCAGGCGCTGCTGCTGCCCGAAGTCGTTGAACTGGACGAACCCGCCTGCGACCGTCTGGAAGCACGCATCGATGAATTGCGCGACTTCGGCCTGGAACTGGAAAGGTTCGGTCCCGCGGCGATACTGGTCCGCGCGACCCCTGCGATGTTGGGGCAGGGGGACGTACAAGGCCTTGTCTCCGACCTTGCCGACGACCTTGCCGCCTATGACAGCGCTCTATCGCTTAAGGAAAGGCTGGACATGGTTGCTGCCACCATGGCGTGTCACGGCTCCGTGCGCGCGGGACGCGTACTCAGCGTGGTAGAGATGAATGCGCTGTTGCGAGAAATGGAAATCACGCCTCGCAGCGGCCAATGTAATCATGGCCGTCCTACTTGGGTCAAGCTTGGCCATGGCGACATAGAAAAGCTTTTCGGAAGGAAGTGA
- the ychF gene encoding redox-regulated ATPase YchF: protein MGFRCGIVGLPNVGKSTLFNALTETQAAQAANYPFCTIEPNVGQVAVPDERLQTIAKIGGSAKIIETQLAFVDIAGLVRGASKGEGLGNQFLANIREVDAIVHVLRCFEDDDITHVEGKVDPIADAETVETELMLADLESLEKRVPNFAKKAAQGDKEAKAAASVLGKALELLRDGKPARLTQPGDDEEERIFRQAQLLTAKPVLYVCNVEEDAASAGNAYSARVFEKAAAEGAKAVIVSAAIEAELITMPVEERAEYLEALGLEEAGLARIIRAGYELLGLITFFTVGPKEARAWTVAKGSKAPQAAGAIHTDFEKGFIRAETMAYADYVQFNGEAGAKEAGKWRSEGKDYVTQDGDIMLFRFNV from the coding sequence ATGGGTTTTCGTTGCGGTATCGTCGGGCTTCCCAATGTAGGCAAGTCCACCCTGTTCAACGCGCTGACCGAAACGCAGGCGGCCCAGGCGGCGAACTATCCGTTCTGCACGATCGAGCCCAATGTCGGCCAGGTCGCGGTGCCGGACGAGCGGCTTCAGACCATCGCGAAAATCGGCGGATCGGCGAAGATCATCGAAACACAGTTGGCCTTTGTCGATATCGCGGGTTTGGTGCGGGGCGCGTCAAAAGGCGAAGGGCTGGGCAACCAGTTCCTGGCCAATATCCGCGAAGTCGATGCTATCGTCCACGTGCTGCGCTGTTTCGAGGATGACGACATCACCCATGTCGAGGGCAAGGTAGATCCGATCGCCGACGCCGAGACGGTCGAGACCGAACTGATGCTGGCAGACCTGGAAAGTCTTGAAAAGCGGGTTCCGAACTTCGCCAAGAAGGCCGCGCAGGGTGACAAGGAAGCCAAAGCCGCTGCGTCCGTGCTAGGCAAGGCGCTGGAGCTGCTCCGCGACGGCAAGCCCGCACGATTGACGCAGCCCGGCGATGATGAAGAAGAACGGATCTTTCGTCAGGCACAGTTACTGACGGCCAAGCCGGTCCTTTATGTTTGCAACGTCGAGGAAGATGCGGCGTCAGCGGGCAATGCTTATTCGGCGCGCGTGTTCGAAAAGGCGGCGGCCGAAGGCGCCAAGGCGGTGATCGTGTCGGCCGCGATAGAGGCGGAACTCATCACCATGCCAGTCGAGGAACGCGCTGAATATCTGGAGGCGCTGGGCCTGGAGGAAGCGGGTCTGGCGCGGATCATCCGGGCCGGATATGAATTGCTGGGCCTAATAACCTTTTTCACCGTTGGTCCCAAGGAGGCTCGGGCCTGGACGGTGGCCAAGGGATCGAAGGCACCGCAGGCGGCGGGCGCGATTCACACCGATTTCGAGAAGGGCTTCATCCGCGCCGAAACCATGGCGTATGCCGACTATGTCCAGTTCAATGGCGAAGCGGGCGCCAAGGAAGCCGGGAAATGGCGGTCTGAAGGCAAAGATTACGTGACTCAGGACGGCGATATCATGCTGTTCCGATTCAACGTCTGA